A DNA window from Haliovirga abyssi contains the following coding sequences:
- the glyA gene encoding serine hydroxymethyltransferase — MNLEYLRKEDPEIADVIEREEERQEYGIELIASENFVSKAVMEAAGSVLTNKYAEGYPDKRYYGGCQIVDIAEKLAISRAKELFDVEYVNVQPHSGSQANMAVYIALINPGDTVMGMSLPHGGHLTHGSKVSFSGKIYNSVSYGVAAGTETIDYEEVRKIAIENKPKLIIAGASAYPRIIDFKKFREIADEVGAYFVVDMAHIAGLVATGLHPSPVPYAHVVTTTTHKTLRGPRGGMIMTNDEEIAKKINKAIFPGIQGGPLMHIIAAKAVAFKEALSDSFKEYQTQVVKNAKVLADELTKAGLRIVSGGTDNHLMLVDLTPKGLTGKAVENALVKAEITVNKNGIPFDKEKPFVTSGIRIGTPSVTTRGMKETEMVKIAELIVKVIDNIDNEDIIKEVKNEVRKLAERFPLYR; from the coding sequence ATGAATTTGGAGTATTTGAGAAAAGAAGATCCAGAAATAGCAGATGTAATTGAAAGAGAAGAGGAGAGACAGGAGTATGGTATTGAGTTAATTGCTTCTGAAAATTTTGTGTCAAAAGCTGTTATGGAGGCTGCAGGAAGCGTATTGACAAATAAATATGCAGAAGGATATCCTGACAAAAGATATTATGGAGGATGTCAAATAGTTGATATTGCAGAAAAATTAGCAATTTCAAGAGCAAAAGAACTATTTGATGTAGAATATGTAAATGTACAACCGCATTCAGGTTCACAAGCAAATATGGCTGTATATATAGCTTTGATTAATCCAGGAGATACAGTAATGGGGATGAGCCTTCCACATGGAGGACATTTAACTCACGGATCAAAAGTAAGTTTTTCTGGTAAAATCTATAATTCTGTTTCTTATGGAGTAGCAGCTGGGACAGAAACAATAGATTATGAAGAGGTAAGAAAGATAGCTATTGAGAATAAACCTAAATTAATAATAGCAGGAGCAAGTGCATATCCAAGAATAATTGATTTTAAAAAATTTAGAGAAATAGCAGATGAAGTTGGAGCATATTTTGTAGTAGATATGGCACACATTGCAGGTCTAGTGGCTACAGGTCTTCATCCAAGTCCAGTACCATATGCACATGTTGTAACTACAACTACTCATAAGACTTTAAGAGGTCCAAGAGGTGGTATGATTATGACTAATGATGAAGAAATTGCAAAGAAAATAAATAAAGCAATATTTCCAGGAATACAAGGTGGACCTTTAATGCACATAATAGCTGCAAAAGCTGTTGCATTTAAAGAAGCTTTATCAGATTCTTTTAAAGAATATCAAACTCAAGTAGTGAAAAATGCTAAAGTTTTAGCTGATGAATTAACAAAAGCAGGGCTTAGAATTGTTTCAGGTGGAACAGACAATCATTTGATGCTTGTAGATTTGACACCAAAAGGACTTACTGGAAAAGCAGTAGAAAACGCATTAGTTAAAGCAGAAATCACAGTAAATAAAAATGGAATACCATTTGATAAAGAAAAACCATTTGTTACAAGTGGAATAAGAATAGGGACTCCATCAGTGACTACAAGAGGGATGAAAGAGACAGAAATGGTAAAAATAGCTGAATTAATAGTTAAAGTAATAGATAATATAGATAATGAAGATATAATAAAAGAAGTTAAAAATGAAGTTCGTAAATTAGCTGAAAGATTTCCGTTGTATAGATAA
- a CDS encoding alpha-amylase family glycosyl hydrolase: MNKNLILYNLFPKAAGKISDWIDYLDEIKYMGFNSVYLNPIYETGFSGSLYAPRDFYKINNNFIDDYFDGSPEEQLKNFVEEAHKRGLKVIFEMIVTHTSIDSELLLDHPEWYKYNGDRVKSFSANDNLGFVEWADLAEIDNYNSAEKENLWLYWEQLAKYYISTFDIDGFKCSTAYKVPIELWNKIIKSSKEIKNDIIFIADNLGSDFNKMVELARGEFDYLFTSLKWWDFNETWFLEQHYTLKNLVGLISFPESYNTERIVEEYGEMCSSKSWYGLSAFMNSGVMLPIGYEFGVEDRLDVIMSSQIMSEDKRFNISDYIKRINEIKNSYNIFQQETELYFLDFEKEKLVVLKKSTDIENVLLIINLDFDNHIEIKIEDLKSILDGDEIIDISPEDKQNDINNFYKYKLSPGEIRVLYSKK; this comes from the coding sequence ATGAACAAAAATCTTATTTTGTATAATTTATTTCCAAAAGCAGCAGGAAAAATTAGTGATTGGATAGATTATTTGGATGAAATAAAATATATGGGATTTAACTCTGTATATCTAAATCCCATATATGAAACAGGGTTTTCGGGAAGTTTATATGCACCAAGAGATTTTTATAAAATTAATAATAATTTTATAGATGATTATTTTGATGGTTCTCCTGAAGAGCAACTGAAAAATTTTGTGGAGGAAGCTCATAAAAGAGGATTAAAAGTTATATTTGAAATGATTGTAACGCATACATCTATTGATTCTGAACTATTACTTGATCATCCTGAATGGTATAAATACAATGGGGATAGAGTAAAAAGTTTTTCAGCAAATGATAATTTAGGTTTTGTTGAATGGGCAGATTTAGCTGAAATTGATAATTATAATTCAGCTGAAAAGGAAAATTTATGGCTTTATTGGGAACAGTTAGCTAAATATTATATATCAACTTTTGATATAGATGGATTTAAATGTTCAACAGCATACAAAGTGCCAATTGAATTGTGGAACAAGATTATAAAATCTAGCAAAGAAATAAAAAATGATATAATTTTTATTGCAGATAATTTAGGGTCTGATTTTAATAAAATGGTTGAGCTGGCACGAGGAGAATTTGACTATCTTTTTACAAGTTTAAAATGGTGGGACTTTAATGAAACTTGGTTTTTAGAACAGCATTATACTTTGAAAAATTTAGTTGGATTAATAAGTTTTCCAGAGAGCTATAATACAGAAAGAATTGTAGAAGAATATGGAGAAATGTGTAGTTCTAAATCTTGGTATGGTTTGTCAGCGTTTATGAATTCAGGAGTTATGTTGCCAATTGGTTATGAATTTGGAGTAGAAGATAGATTAGATGTTATTATGAGTTCTCAAATTATGAGTGAAGATAAAAGATTTAATATAAGTGATTATATTAAAAGAATAAATGAAATAAAAAATAGTTATAATATTTTTCAGCAGGAAACTGAATTATATTTTTTAGATTTTGAAAAGGAAAAACTTGTAGTTTTAAAGAAATCTACTGATATAGAAAACGTTCTTTTGATAATAAATTTAGATTTTGATAATCATATTGAAATAAAAATTGAAGATTTAAAATCTATTTTAGATGGTGATGAGATTATTGATATTTCACCAGAAGATAAACAAAATGATATAAATAACTTTTACAAATATAAACTTAGTCCGGGTGAGATAAGAGTTTTATATTCTAAAAAATAG
- a CDS encoding sigma-70 family RNA polymerase sigma factor, which translates to MNITEYLKDISYNELLSKSEEKELAILIAEGNIEAREKLIVSNLRLVVSIAKKYIGTGMSIQDLIQEGNIGLIKAVSKFDPYMGKRFSTYATWWIKQSILRAISTNKGAMRYPAYVHDSISKITKFIRSYKVSFESYPSVIVIAKNLEMRNEEVERILNLINVSYVSFDETFADNIDFHNIIADDDLLEEQIFDDFENHQLMNLLNYLNPKEKIVLIYRYGLFNTNPLTLEDIGEKLNLTRERIRQIQNAALSKLKKKATLYFSN; encoded by the coding sequence ATGAACATTACAGAATATCTAAAAGATATTAGTTACAATGAGCTGCTTTCTAAAAGCGAAGAAAAAGAACTAGCTATTTTAATTGCTGAAGGAAATATAGAAGCCAGGGAAAAGCTTATTGTATCTAACTTAAGATTAGTAGTTAGTATTGCTAAAAAATACATTGGTACTGGAATGTCTATTCAAGATCTTATCCAAGAAGGAAATATTGGATTAATAAAAGCTGTTTCTAAATTTGATCCTTATATGGGCAAAAGATTTAGCACTTATGCTACTTGGTGGATCAAACAATCTATTTTACGTGCTATTTCTACAAATAAAGGAGCTATGCGATATCCAGCTTATGTCCATGATTCTATTTCCAAAATAACTAAGTTTATTCGTTCTTATAAAGTTTCTTTCGAATCTTATCCATCAGTTATCGTTATCGCAAAAAATCTTGAAATGCGAAACGAAGAAGTAGAAAGAATTTTAAATCTTATTAATGTATCTTATGTTTCTTTTGATGAAACTTTTGCAGATAATATAGATTTCCATAATATCATTGCTGATGATGATTTATTAGAAGAACAAATTTTTGATGATTTTGAGAACCATCAATTAATGAATCTATTAAATTATCTTAATCCAAAAGAAAAAATCGTATTAATTTATCGTTATGGATTATTTAATACTAATCCTCTTACTCTAGAGGATATTGGAGAAAAATTAAATTTAACAAGAGAAAGAATTAGACAAATTCAAAATGCTGCTCTTTCTAAATTAAAGAAAAAAGCTACTTTATATTTCTCAAATTAA
- a CDS encoding glycosyltransferase codes for MFLYFLIVVFFISSGVYKKRYIRNMASKNVYSEKISIIIPAKDEENNIETILTSCLNQNYSKELYEVVLINDRSKDKTLELAKKFEKEFKNLKIITIKKKESNLYGKQNALDVGIKNATGDLILITDADCKINKNWVRRMSKYFAGKDLGMVIGKTEITHMQNPNFLYRLQTVAHRFLMEIAQVPIMFGYYTSGIGNNLAFRKNAYIKIGGYENLGESILDDEILIRGFARKGYKLAAGFTKNSIVETNPMKSYKELFNQHKRWIVGSLNIFTPSGLLVFVQYFFNIYTIYSLFTGDKSVIFKLIGDYLLYSKLDIENGRILRIVDKIAIVFFVPFYITALGTAAIINPKTNWKEQKYKKKILKK; via the coding sequence ATGTTTTTATATTTTTTAATAGTTGTTTTTTTTATTTCATCAGGAGTGTATAAAAAAAGATATATTAGGAATATGGCATCTAAAAATGTATATAGTGAAAAAATATCAATAATAATACCAGCTAAAGATGAAGAAAATAACATTGAAACAATATTAACAAGTTGTTTGAATCAAAATTATTCAAAAGAATTATATGAAGTGGTTTTAATAAATGATCGTTCTAAAGATAAGACATTAGAATTAGCAAAAAAGTTTGAAAAAGAATTTAAGAATTTGAAAATAATAACTATAAAGAAAAAAGAATCAAATTTATATGGGAAACAAAATGCATTGGATGTAGGGATAAAAAACGCTACTGGAGATTTAATATTAATAACAGATGCAGATTGTAAAATTAATAAAAATTGGGTAAGAAGAATGTCAAAGTATTTTGCTGGGAAAGATTTAGGAATGGTGATAGGAAAGACAGAAATAACTCATATGCAAAATCCTAATTTTTTATATAGATTACAAACTGTGGCACATAGATTTTTAATGGAAATAGCCCAAGTGCCAATAATGTTTGGGTATTATACTAGTGGAATAGGGAATAATTTAGCATTTAGAAAAAATGCGTATATAAAAATAGGCGGATATGAAAATTTAGGGGAATCTATATTGGATGATGAAATTTTAATAAGAGGTTTTGCAAGAAAAGGATATAAATTAGCGGCAGGGTTTACAAAAAATTCTATTGTAGAAACTAATCCAATGAAATCTTATAAAGAACTATTTAACCAACATAAAAGATGGATAGTTGGAAGTTTAAATATATTCACTCCATCAGGACTTTTAGTTTTTGTACAATATTTTTTTAATATATATACAATTTACTCTTTGTTTACTGGAGATAAGAGTGTTATTTTTAAATTAATAGGAGATTATTTATTATATTCAAAATTGGATATAGAAAATGGGAGAATATTAAGAATAGTTGATAAAATAGCAATAGTGTTTTTTGTTCCATTTTATATAACAGCATTAGGGACAGCTGCAATTATTAATCCAAAAACTAATTGGAAAGAACAAAAATATAAAAAAAAGATATTAAAAAAATAA
- a CDS encoding AAA family ATPase produces MRIKKVKLKNYRVHKDVEIEFTNGINLLLGKNGKGKSSILEAIGMVLFNVSQKERPNKDSILYGEKSAEIYVEFVGVDGNEYGVKKKIGTSPVNELRALNKNVILAKGTNDINIELKKIIGIENNVSAIFENVIMAYQNKMVNIFTEKGENRKKLFNKIFNTQIYREIYDRYSKSLANKYNDSLNLLIGEINGLKSNLQDLNLLKESLEERKIKKVDIEKELDKLILELNDFEIKKENFEKIKRKLEKERELENGILINLETTKNYILEREDELLNSKDALKKVVETEKDYLKYVEVEKKISELEKLHKDKLEFDLKLKKIKEGKLKSENQISINKSEINKYIELAKKDKNQILKSKEEVEKLEEELNEIKKNGKEYRKSEEKLEEEINNYKKIFNSINDLNNEKKIKIKDKSNTEKNIKLEEEFLQKKDILEKEIDDYNKKIEEKNSLNREIEILNYRVKELKNAEKSLIKGECPYFEEKCKNLNSINTNRYFEDTKEKYVEKIDNINEKLENYKEVEKELKKIQTEKNRLEGQLSNIKSDKLKLDKLKLEIENIDKNIEIKKLKNREYEFTNEEKEKLDLSLSKIKSKLENLIDEYNKIEKSKKNKLEEQRKYEKNIEESENLIKSIEGKNEIIETKIEKLDKEIEELKNIPNELEKLTIEIDELKGKKLILKKNYGIYQENINKSKELDRIEESIKKEEQKKKDLLKKQSKTVEAITELEGKFIKEEYENILLEIKNLKLKKENIVEEKIEVKQEIEHIEKNIIIEKEKSKQIKEKEKEEKRINLKNSLLKEFRDGLNELGPKIAKKFMEKIEILSTDNYRKITGRSEEVKFYDNYSLVLKGANIEKSFNMLSGGEQIAVAISVRSAMAKFLSNTNFAIFDEPTINLDEERRLALADSFKEIVGNLEQAIIVTHDDTFREMAQNIIEL; encoded by the coding sequence TTGAGAATAAAAAAAGTTAAATTAAAAAATTATAGAGTACATAAAGATGTTGAGATAGAGTTTACTAATGGAATAAATCTATTATTAGGAAAAAATGGGAAAGGAAAATCATCAATTTTGGAAGCAATAGGGATGGTTTTATTTAATGTATCTCAAAAAGAAAGACCTAATAAAGATTCTATATTGTATGGAGAGAAATCAGCTGAAATATATGTGGAATTTGTAGGAGTAGATGGGAATGAATATGGAGTAAAGAAAAAAATTGGGACATCTCCTGTAAATGAATTAAGGGCACTTAATAAAAATGTAATATTAGCAAAAGGAACAAATGATATAAATATTGAATTGAAAAAAATTATTGGAATAGAAAATAATGTAAGTGCTATTTTTGAGAATGTAATTATGGCTTATCAAAATAAAATGGTGAATATTTTTACTGAAAAAGGAGAAAATAGAAAAAAATTATTTAATAAAATATTTAATACTCAAATTTATAGAGAAATATATGATAGATATTCAAAATCATTAGCTAATAAATATAATGATAGTTTGAATTTATTAATAGGAGAAATAAATGGATTAAAATCTAATTTGCAGGATTTAAATTTATTAAAAGAGAGTTTGGAAGAAAGAAAGATTAAAAAAGTAGATATTGAGAAAGAATTAGATAAACTAATTTTAGAATTAAATGATTTTGAAATTAAAAAAGAAAATTTTGAGAAAATAAAAAGAAAATTAGAAAAAGAGAGAGAATTAGAAAATGGCATATTAATAAATTTAGAAACAACTAAAAATTATATTTTAGAAAGAGAAGATGAACTTTTAAATTCAAAAGATGCTTTAAAAAAAGTTGTTGAAACTGAAAAAGATTATTTGAAATATGTAGAAGTAGAGAAAAAAATATCTGAATTAGAAAAGCTACATAAAGATAAATTAGAATTTGATTTAAAATTGAAAAAAATTAAAGAGGGAAAATTAAAATCAGAAAATCAAATATCTATTAATAAAAGTGAAATTAACAAATATATAGAATTAGCTAAAAAAGATAAAAATCAAATTTTAAAAAGCAAAGAAGAGGTTGAAAAGTTAGAAGAGGAATTAAATGAGATTAAAAAGAATGGAAAAGAGTATAGAAAATCAGAAGAAAAATTAGAAGAAGAAATTAATAATTATAAAAAAATATTTAATTCTATAAATGATCTTAATAATGAAAAAAAAATAAAAATAAAAGACAAGAGTAATACGGAAAAAAATATAAAATTAGAAGAAGAATTTTTACAAAAAAAAGATATTTTAGAAAAAGAGATAGATGATTATAATAAAAAAATAGAAGAAAAAAATAGTTTGAATAGAGAAATTGAAATTTTAAATTATAGAGTTAAAGAACTTAAAAATGCAGAGAAAAGTTTAATAAAAGGAGAATGTCCATATTTTGAGGAAAAATGTAAAAATTTAAATTCTATAAATACAAATAGATATTTTGAAGATACAAAAGAAAAATATGTAGAAAAAATAGATAATATTAATGAAAAATTGGAAAATTATAAAGAAGTAGAAAAGGAATTAAAGAAAATACAAACAGAAAAAAATAGACTAGAAGGACAATTGTCTAATATAAAAAGTGATAAATTAAAATTAGATAAGTTAAAATTAGAAATTGAAAATATAGATAAAAATATTGAAATAAAAAAATTAAAAAACAGAGAATATGAATTTACAAATGAAGAAAAAGAAAAACTGGATTTGAGTTTATCTAAAATAAAAAGTAAATTAGAAAATTTAATAGATGAATATAATAAAATAGAAAAGAGTAAAAAAAATAAATTAGAAGAACAAAGAAAATATGAAAAAAATATAGAAGAAAGTGAGAATTTAATAAAAAGCATAGAAGGAAAAAATGAAATTATTGAAACTAAAATAGAAAAATTAGATAAAGAGATAGAAGAATTAAAAAATATTCCTAATGAATTAGAAAAATTAACTATAGAGATAGATGAGTTGAAAGGAAAAAAGTTGATATTAAAAAAGAATTATGGAATATATCAAGAAAATATAAATAAATCAAAAGAATTAGATAGAATAGAAGAGAGTATAAAAAAAGAGGAACAAAAGAAAAAAGATTTATTAAAGAAACAATCTAAAACGGTTGAAGCGATAACAGAGTTAGAAGGGAAATTTATAAAAGAAGAATATGAAAATATTTTGTTAGAAATAAAAAACTTAAAATTAAAAAAAGAAAATATTGTAGAAGAGAAAATTGAGGTAAAACAAGAGATAGAGCATATAGAAAAAAATATAATAATAGAAAAGGAAAAGAGTAAGCAAATAAAAGAAAAAGAAAAAGAGGAAAAGAGAATAAATTTAAAAAACAGTTTATTAAAAGAATTTAGAGATGGATTAAATGAGTTAGGGCCTAAAATAGCTAAAAAGTTTATGGAAAAAATAGAAATTTTATCAACAGATAATTACAGAAAAATAACTGGAAGATCTGAAGAGGTGAAATTTTATGATAATTATAGTTTAGTATTAAAAGGTGCAAATATAGAAAAAAGTTTTAATATGTTATCTGGTGGCGAACAGATAGCAGTGGCAATATCAGTTAGAAGTGCAATGGCCAAGTTTTTATCAAATACAAATTTTGCAATATTTGATGAGCCGACTATTAATTTAGATGAAGAAAGAAGATTGGCTTTAGCAGATTCATTTAAAGAAATAGTTGGAAATTTAGAACAAGCTATAATTGTGACGCATGATGATACATTTAGAGAAATGGCACAAAATATAATAGAACTATAG
- the purM gene encoding phosphoribosylformylglycinamidine cyclo-ligase: MSDKLTYKDSGVDIKAGAKFVEAIKKSVKSTYRDGVIGDLGGFGGLFKLGQYKEPILVSGTDGVGTKLKVAFMMDKHDTIGIDAVAMCVNDIVVLGAEPLFFLDYLATGNLEVEKQSAIVEGIADGCKQSGCALIGGETAEMPGFYNSEEYDIAGFSVGVVEKDEVIDGKEIEDGDIVLGLASSGIHSNGYSLVRKLFFDKLDWKIDRYVDELGKTLGEEILTPTKIYVKSLLNLKKDVKIKGLVHITGGGFIENIPRILPENVDVEIEKESYEVPAIFKLMQKLGNIEEKEMYKTFNMGIGMAVIIKENDAEKSISILEENGEKVYKIGRIVNGKRNCKLV; this comes from the coding sequence ATGTCTGATAAATTAACGTATAAAGATTCAGGAGTAGATATAAAAGCTGGTGCTAAATTTGTAGAAGCAATAAAAAAAAGTGTGAAAAGTACATATAGAGATGGAGTAATTGGAGATTTAGGAGGATTTGGTGGATTATTTAAATTAGGACAATATAAAGAGCCAATATTAGTTTCAGGGACAGATGGCGTTGGGACAAAATTAAAAGTAGCATTTATGATGGATAAGCATGACACTATTGGAATAGATGCTGTAGCTATGTGTGTAAATGATATTGTAGTTTTGGGAGCAGAGCCACTATTTTTCTTAGATTATTTGGCAACTGGAAATTTAGAAGTTGAAAAACAATCGGCAATAGTAGAAGGAATTGCTGATGGATGTAAACAATCTGGATGTGCATTAATAGGTGGGGAAACAGCAGAGATGCCTGGTTTTTATAATTCTGAAGAATATGATATAGCGGGATTTTCCGTTGGAGTAGTAGAAAAAGATGAAGTTATTGATGGAAAAGAGATAGAAGATGGAGATATTGTATTAGGATTAGCTTCTTCTGGAATACATAGTAATGGATATTCTCTTGTGAGAAAACTATTTTTTGACAAATTAGATTGGAAAATAGATAGATATGTAGATGAACTTGGAAAAACATTAGGAGAAGAGATATTAACTCCAACTAAAATATATGTTAAATCTTTATTAAATTTGAAAAAAGATGTAAAAATAAAAGGATTAGTGCATATTACAGGTGGAGGATTTATAGAAAATATTCCAAGAATATTGCCAGAAAATGTAGATGTAGAAATAGAAAAAGAATCATATGAAGTTCCTGCAATTTTTAAATTAATGCAAAAATTAGGGAATATAGAAGAAAAAGAGATGTATAAAACTTTTAATATGGGAATTGGAATGGCTGTGATTATAAAAGAAAATGATGCAGAAAAATCAATTTCTATATTAGAAGAAAATGGAGAAAAAGTATATAAAATAGGACGAATAGTAAATGGGAAAAGAAATTGTAAATTGGTATAA
- the glmU gene encoding bifunctional UDP-N-acetylglucosamine diphosphorylase/glucosamine-1-phosphate N-acetyltransferase GlmU — translation MKAIAIILAAGQGTRMKSNLPKILHKVNGIPMVKQVIKELDKAKVEKNILVLGHKIDEVLEELGEVEYVVQNERLGTGHAVMQAEEKLKDYDGIVVVLCGDTPLITAKTIDMLINEHINNKEAATVLTTDFENPFGYGRIVKNTSGNIEAIVEEKEATEEIKAIKEVNTGVYCFDSKKLFKALHKVGKNNEKGEYYLTDVVKILKENGENVKTHKISDNKEVYGVNSKVHLSTAESILKDRKNMELMESGVTLIDPSTTYIEMDVKIGKDSIIYPGAIIQGNTVIGENVTIIGNSRIVNSEISANVVIESSVIEESVVEEGVTIGPFAHLRPKAYLKKNVHIGNFVEIKKSTLEKGVKAGHLTYIGDSEIGEDTNIGAGTITCNYDGKNKFKTIIGKDVFVGSNTKFVAPVVIGDNVLIAAGSTITEDVSKDSLAIARARQVVKDGYLKKIKKS, via the coding sequence GTGAAAGCAATAGCAATTATTTTAGCAGCAGGGCAAGGAACAAGAATGAAATCAAATTTACCAAAAATTTTACACAAAGTTAATGGGATTCCAATGGTAAAACAAGTTATAAAAGAATTAGATAAAGCAAAAGTTGAAAAAAATATTTTAGTATTAGGGCATAAGATAGATGAAGTTTTGGAAGAATTAGGCGAAGTTGAATATGTAGTGCAAAATGAGAGATTAGGAACAGGACATGCTGTAATGCAGGCAGAAGAAAAATTGAAAGATTATGATGGAATTGTAGTAGTTTTATGTGGAGATACACCACTTATAACTGCAAAAACTATAGATATGCTTATAAATGAGCATATAAATAATAAAGAGGCAGCAACAGTTTTAACAACAGATTTTGAAAATCCATTTGGTTATGGAAGAATTGTAAAAAATACAAGTGGAAATATAGAAGCGATTGTAGAAGAAAAAGAAGCTACAGAAGAGATAAAAGCAATAAAAGAGGTTAATACTGGTGTTTATTGTTTTGATTCCAAAAAATTATTTAAAGCTCTTCATAAAGTTGGAAAAAACAATGAAAAAGGTGAATATTATTTAACAGATGTAGTTAAAATCTTAAAAGAAAATGGAGAGAATGTAAAAACTCATAAAATTTCAGATAATAAAGAGGTTTATGGAGTTAATTCAAAAGTACATCTTTCAACCGCAGAAAGCATATTGAAAGACAGAAAAAATATGGAGTTAATGGAATCGGGAGTTACATTAATAGATCCAAGTACAACTTATATAGAGATGGATGTGAAAATAGGTAAAGATTCAATTATATATCCTGGAGCAATAATTCAAGGCAATACAGTAATTGGAGAAAATGTAACTATAATTGGGAATAGTAGAATAGTAAATAGTGAAATATCAGCTAATGTAGTTATAGAATCATCTGTAATAGAAGAGTCTGTAGTTGAAGAGGGCGTTACAATTGGACCTTTTGCGCATTTAAGACCAAAAGCTTATTTGAAAAAAAATGTACATATAGGTAATTTTGTAGAGATAAAAAAATCAACATTAGAAAAAGGGGTAAAAGCAGGACATTTAACATACATAGGAGATTCGGAAATAGGAGAAGATACAAATATTGGAGCAGGTACAATAACTTGTAATTATGATGGAAAAAATAAATTTAAAACTATAATAGGAAAAGATGTTTTTGTAGGAAGTAATACTAAGTTTGTAGCTCCAGTAGTAATTGGAGATAATGTTTTGATAGCAGCAGGATCAACGATTACAGAAGATGTGTCAAAGGATTCATTGGCAATAGCTAGAGCTAGACAAGTAGTTAAAGATGGATATTTAAAAAAAATTAAAAAAAGTTAA
- a CDS encoding metallophosphoesterase family protein: MKIMHISDIHLGRKPVGGQGLFAKKRYEDYFKAFRKAIEIAIEKKVDTVLIAGDIFDKKELYPEVLEKTENILKNLKENNINCVVIEGNHDNIYFNKEVESWIIYLEKKGYFKRPTYYFENEKYIFEPVIINNIYFWGVGYPGAFVDEVLLELSDFIDEKEENIILVHTGIAKNDFLAGTINGDILNNFKGKVKYIAGGHLHSYAEYPKENPYFFLPGSLEYWDLAENGEKKGAIIFDTETMEREFITFKDFIRKKIDIKFEVESNNINQFQEEFIKKIEDIKIEKEEDIVIVEMTFKKYFFIDINWCEKALEEKGALKAIVKSKYPKIEKQGSIGDISKNIEEIEKDIIIEWENDFSANSEETVKVLEKLKNLQEEKQEDIFIDTFDQFLEKIVQS; encoded by the coding sequence ATGAAAATAATGCATATTTCCGATATACATTTAGGGCGAAAACCTGTTGGTGGACAAGGGTTATTTGCTAAAAAAAGATATGAAGATTATTTTAAAGCATTTCGAAAAGCTATTGAAATTGCTATTGAAAAAAAAGTCGACACTGTTTTAATTGCTGGAGATATATTTGATAAAAAAGAATTATATCCAGAAGTATTGGAAAAAACTGAAAATATATTAAAAAACTTAAAAGAAAATAATATTAATTGTGTTGTTATTGAAGGAAATCATGATAATATTTATTTTAATAAGGAGGTTGAATCTTGGATAATATATCTTGAAAAAAAGGGATATTTTAAAAGACCAACCTATTATTTTGAAAATGAAAAATATATTTTTGAGCCAGTAATTATAAATAATATTTATTTTTGGGGAGTAGGATATCCAGGAGCATTTGTAGATGAAGTTTTATTAGAATTATCTGATTTTATAGATGAAAAAGAAGAAAATATAATATTAGTACATACTGGAATTGCAAAAAATGACTTTTTAGCGGGAACAATTAATGGGGATATTTTAAATAATTTTAAAGGAAAAGTAAAATATATTGCTGGTGGGCATCTTCATTCATATGCAGAATATCCAAAAGAAAATCCATATTTTTTTCTACCTGGTTCATTAGAATATTGGGATTTGGCAGAAAATGGAGAAAAAAAAGGAGCTATAATTTTTGACACTGAAACTATGGAAAGAGAATTTATAACATTTAAAGATTTTATTAGAAAAAAAATAGATATAAAATTTGAAGTTGAAAGTAACAATATTAATCAATTTCAAGAGGAATTTATAAAAAAAATTGAAGATATAAAAATTGAAAAAGAGGAAGATATAGTAATTGTAGAGATGACTTTTAAAAAATATTTTTTTATAGATATTAACTGGTGTGAAAAAGCATTGGAAGAAAAAGGAGCATTAAAAGCTATTGTGAAATCTAAATACCCTAAAATTGAAAAACAGGGAAGCATTGGAGATATAAGTAAAAACATAGAGGAGATAGAGAAGGATATTATTATAGAATGGGAAAATGATTTTTCTGCAAATTCAGAAGAAACGGTAAAAGTTTTGGAAAAATTAAAAAATTTACAAGAGGAAAAACAAGAGGATATCTTTATAGATACTTTTGATCAGTTTTTAGAAAAAATAGTGCAAAGTTAA